Proteins co-encoded in one Nonlabens agnitus genomic window:
- the rnhA gene encoding ribonuclease HI, with amino-acid sequence MDQVHIYTDGSSRGNPGPGGYGIVMEQVGRNFKKEFAQGYRKTTNNRMELLAVIVALEKIKKPEIPITVFTDSKYVSDAVNKKWIDGWIRRKWKNVKNVDLWKRFIKAYNQAPAKFVWIKGHNDHPQNERCDQLAVYAATHPEHHLIDEGFEAAGKDLFKK; translated from the coding sequence ATGGATCAGGTACATATATATACAGACGGTAGCTCACGCGGTAATCCAGGACCTGGCGGTTACGGCATTGTCATGGAACAGGTAGGACGCAATTTTAAAAAGGAATTTGCTCAAGGCTACCGTAAGACGACCAACAACCGGATGGAACTGCTGGCCGTGATTGTAGCTTTGGAAAAAATCAAAAAGCCAGAAATTCCCATCACTGTTTTTACAGATAGCAAGTATGTAAGTGACGCGGTCAATAAAAAGTGGATCGACGGCTGGATAAGACGCAAATGGAAGAATGTCAAGAACGTCGACCTCTGGAAACGATTTATAAAGGCTTATAATCAGGCGCCAGCCAAATTTGTCTGGATCAAAGGACACAACGACCATCCTCAAAATGAGCGTTGTGATCAACTTGCTGTTTATGCGGCAACGCATCCAGAGCATCATCTCATAGATGAAGGCTTTGAGGCTGCTGGAAAGGATTTATTCAAAAAGTAA
- the purN gene encoding phosphoribosylglycinamide formyltransferase, with amino-acid sequence MKKIVIFASGSGSNAQAILDYFKDSAKIKVSLILTNNPQAGVLDRARKSGVAAMSFNKFAFAKANSIHQILKSIDPDLIVLAGFLWKFPEHLVIDFPNKIINIHPALLPKYGGKGMYGIHVHRAVVENKENESGITIHYVNENYDEGAIIHQAVCRLDSTDGPEDVARKVLELEHEHFPKTIEGLLS; translated from the coding sequence ATGAAGAAGATCGTAATTTTTGCAAGTGGTAGCGGCAGTAACGCGCAGGCCATACTGGATTATTTTAAGGACTCTGCAAAAATAAAGGTGTCGCTTATTTTAACAAATAACCCTCAAGCTGGTGTACTGGATCGCGCTAGAAAATCTGGTGTTGCAGCGATGAGTTTTAATAAGTTCGCTTTCGCGAAAGCGAACTCCATTCATCAAATACTTAAAAGTATAGATCCAGACCTGATCGTCCTCGCTGGATTTTTATGGAAGTTCCCAGAGCATCTCGTGATCGATTTCCCCAATAAAATCATCAATATCCATCCGGCATTGTTGCCTAAATATGGAGGTAAAGGCATGTATGGAATCCATGTGCATCGAGCCGTGGTGGAAAATAAAGAGAATGAGAGTGGCATCACCATTCATTACGTCAATGAGAACTATGACGAAGGCGCCATTATCCATCAAGCGGTCTGCCGACTCGATTCCACAGATGGACCTGAGGATGTAGCCCGCAAGGTTCTCGAGCTGGAGCATGAGCATTTTCCCAAAACTATCGAAGGATTATTGAGCTAA
- a CDS encoding acyl carrier protein, with protein MSDIASRVKAIIVDKLGVDENEVVTEASFTNDLGADSLDTVELIMEFEKEFDIQIPDDQAENIATVGQAVSYIEEAKA; from the coding sequence ATGTCTGACATTGCATCAAGAGTAAAAGCGATTATCGTTGACAAACTAGGCGTGGACGAGAATGAGGTTGTAACTGAGGCTAGCTTCACAAATGACCTGGGCGCTGACTCACTTGACACCGTTGAGCTGATCATGGAATTTGAAAAGGAATTTGATATTCAAATCCCAGACGATCAAGCAGAAAACATCGCTACTGTAGGTCAAGCTGTTTCCTATATAGAAGAAGCAAAAGCTTAA
- the fabF gene encoding beta-ketoacyl-ACP synthase II, with amino-acid sequence MELKRVVITGMGALTPIGNNLQEYWEALKAGKSGCADITYFDTEHFKTKFACELKDFKVEDFIDRKEARRMDRFAQYALVAGDEAIADSGLDTDSIDKNRVGVIWGAGIGGLETFQEEVKAFATGNGTPRFNPFFIPKMIADIAPAHISIKYGFMGPNYTTVSACASSANAMLDAMNYIRLGHCDVIVTGGSEAAVTQAGMGGFNAMHALSTRNESPETASRPFDATRDGFVLGEGAGALVLESYEYAKARGAKIYAEVIGGGFSSDAYHITAPDPEGKGVIAVMKNTLENSGIKPEDVDHINTHGTSTPLGDVAELKAIKAVFGDHAPKISINSTKSMTGHLLGAAGAIESIASVMAINHGIVPPTINHTTVDENIDPSLHLILNQPEQREVKVALSNTFGFGGHNCCIAFRKI; translated from the coding sequence ATGGAATTAAAGCGAGTTGTCATTACAGGAATGGGCGCCCTAACACCTATAGGTAACAACCTACAGGAGTACTGGGAAGCGTTGAAAGCAGGAAAAAGCGGCTGTGCCGACATCACCTATTTTGATACGGAACATTTCAAGACAAAGTTCGCTTGTGAACTCAAAGACTTCAAAGTCGAAGATTTCATAGACCGTAAGGAAGCTAGACGCATGGATCGTTTTGCCCAGTATGCGCTGGTAGCAGGCGACGAGGCGATAGCTGACTCCGGACTTGATACCGACTCTATTGATAAGAATAGAGTCGGTGTTATCTGGGGCGCCGGTATAGGTGGCCTGGAAACTTTTCAAGAAGAGGTTAAGGCGTTTGCAACCGGCAACGGTACGCCACGTTTCAACCCTTTCTTCATCCCTAAAATGATTGCAGATATCGCTCCGGCCCACATTTCCATCAAGTATGGCTTTATGGGACCTAACTATACTACGGTTTCTGCATGTGCATCGAGTGCAAATGCTATGCTCGACGCCATGAATTATATACGATTGGGCCACTGTGACGTTATTGTCACCGGTGGATCAGAGGCTGCGGTAACGCAGGCTGGAATGGGTGGTTTCAATGCCATGCATGCCCTATCGACTCGCAACGAGAGTCCTGAAACAGCAAGCAGACCTTTTGACGCGACCAGAGATGGTTTTGTTCTGGGTGAAGGCGCTGGCGCATTGGTTCTTGAAAGTTATGAATATGCCAAAGCTCGCGGAGCAAAAATCTATGCTGAGGTCATCGGCGGTGGATTCTCCAGCGATGCCTACCACATTACCGCACCAGATCCAGAAGGAAAAGGAGTGATTGCCGTAATGAAAAACACATTGGAGAATTCTGGCATCAAGCCAGAAGATGTCGATCACATCAATACACATGGGACTTCCACACCATTAGGTGATGTGGCAGAACTTAAGGCGATTAAAGCCGTATTTGGTGATCACGCTCCCAAAATCAGTATCAATTCTACAAAATCGATGACAGGCCACCTACTGGGTGCTGCTGGCGCCATCGAGTCTATTGCCAGTGTAATGGCGATCAATCACGGCATTGTGCCACCTACCATCAACCACACGACGGTTGATGAAAACATTGATCCTAGCCTACACCTTATTCTTAATCAACCAGAACAACGCGAGGTGAAAGTTGCGTTGAGCAATACCTTCGGTTTTGGAGGTCACAACTGTTGTATTGCCTTTAGAAAAATCTAG
- the rnc gene encoding ribonuclease III: protein MNRIKSLFSSRKTTPLILDTERLQKGIKAITGLTPKNINIYHTAFTHKSMGLKCEDGNVISYERLEFLGDAILGAIIAEYIYNEVPSGDEGYLTKMRSKIVSREHLNELGQDFGLLAFAKTQVPPKNFGNNIYGNLFEALVGAVYLDRGYVSCKKFICKKVVEPYVDIHKLEGKVISYKSLLIEWCQKNKKIFDFDVYEDTGFNEVRHFAVKFSIDKKVIAKARATSKKKAEEKASKRAFFALQDRIAKK, encoded by the coding sequence ATGAATAGAATTAAAAGTCTTTTTTCCTCTCGTAAAACAACACCTTTAATATTAGATACAGAAAGGCTACAAAAAGGAATTAAAGCAATTACAGGACTTACTCCTAAAAACATCAATATCTATCATACTGCTTTCACGCATAAGTCCATGGGACTCAAATGCGAGGATGGCAATGTCATAAGCTATGAGCGCCTGGAATTTTTAGGCGATGCCATTCTGGGTGCCATCATCGCAGAGTACATCTACAACGAGGTTCCCAGTGGTGATGAAGGATATCTAACAAAGATGCGTTCCAAGATAGTGAGTCGCGAACATCTCAATGAACTGGGACAAGATTTTGGCCTGCTCGCGTTTGCCAAAACCCAAGTACCGCCTAAAAATTTTGGGAACAACATCTACGGGAATCTTTTTGAAGCTCTTGTAGGTGCGGTTTACCTGGACAGAGGTTACGTATCTTGTAAAAAGTTCATCTGCAAAAAAGTGGTTGAGCCTTATGTAGATATCCATAAACTGGAAGGAAAGGTCATCTCATATAAAAGCTTGTTGATTGAATGGTGTCAGAAAAACAAGAAAATTTTTGACTTTGATGTCTATGAGGATACGGGCTTTAATGAAGTAAGACACTTTGCGGTTAAATTTTCCATTGATAAAAAAGTCATTGCAAAGGCTCGAGCAACATCAAAGAAAAAAGCAGAAGAAAAAGCCAGTAAGCGAGCATTTTTTGCATTGCAGGACCGTATTGCGAAGAAATAA
- a CDS encoding IPExxxVDY family protein, with protein MGTHKLVDWDMEDEPFVLIGIHSTCEPYRMAYFINKYLKVSFKRQEKDQDITLQEYIARFPVYHYKDVDQNASLYLIPNHCRAQIKSTSSAGLFATHQVDEIKTTLIKEYRTVDFLLKIEKDPEHFPLKKLLSELNEIPQVISVYQADATSIKNTDYLIFE; from the coding sequence ATGGGCACTCACAAATTAGTTGATTGGGATATGGAAGATGAGCCGTTTGTGCTCATAGGCATCCATTCCACTTGTGAACCCTACAGGATGGCTTATTTTATAAATAAGTACCTCAAGGTTTCTTTTAAGAGGCAAGAAAAGGATCAAGATATCACGTTACAGGAATACATTGCCAGATTTCCAGTGTATCATTACAAGGATGTGGATCAAAATGCTTCCTTATATTTGATTCCCAACCATTGCCGGGCTCAAATCAAATCAACATCCAGTGCTGGTTTGTTTGCTACCCATCAAGTGGACGAGATTAAAACAACATTGATAAAAGAGTATCGAACAGTGGATTTTTTACTTAAGATTGAGAAGGATCCAGAACATTTCCCATTAAAAAAATTGCTGAGCGAACTTAACGAGATACCACAAGTTATATCAGTCTATCAAGCTGATGCAACCTCGATTAAAAATACGGATTATTTAATTTTCGAATAA
- the pyk gene encoding pyruvate kinase yields MNSTLKKTKIVATLGPATATKEVLLDMIRAGVNVFRINFSHADHEAVRERVQMIRDLNKEHGFATGILGDLQGPKLRVGVMSEEVVVKAGDQITFTTGKPFKGTAENVYMNYDQFPKDVKAGERILLDDGKLIFEVVKTDGEKNVLTKVIQGGPLRSKKGVNLPQTNVSLPALTEKDIIDAKFACELQVDWMALSFVRHSRDLIQLQDLIKEHSEHKIPIVAKIEKPEAVRNIDKIVAYCDGLMVARGDLGVEIPAHEVPLIQKQLVLKAKNARIPVIIATQMMETMITSLTPTRAEVNDVANSVMDGADAVMLSGETSVGQYPVQVIEKMASICRAVEDSELIKVPHAAPHIKTKRYITKSICYHAAKMADEISAKAITTMTNSGYTAFQISAWRPAAHILTFTSNSRILTQLSLLWGVQAFNYDRFVSTDETIEDVNKFAKDKKFVEKGDFLINLAAMPVTEKGMVNTLRVSEVE; encoded by the coding sequence ATGAATAGTACCCTTAAAAAGACCAAAATAGTTGCTACCCTAGGGCCTGCAACAGCGACAAAAGAAGTTTTACTCGACATGATACGCGCTGGTGTGAATGTCTTTAGAATCAACTTCTCACACGCAGATCACGAGGCCGTTAGGGAACGTGTTCAAATGATACGTGACCTGAACAAAGAGCATGGATTTGCAACCGGAATTTTAGGAGACCTACAAGGCCCTAAATTGCGTGTAGGTGTCATGAGTGAAGAAGTAGTCGTCAAGGCTGGTGATCAAATCACCTTCACGACCGGTAAACCTTTTAAGGGAACGGCCGAGAATGTCTACATGAACTACGATCAGTTCCCAAAAGACGTTAAGGCTGGTGAGCGCATTCTATTGGATGACGGTAAATTGATTTTTGAAGTGGTCAAGACAGACGGTGAGAAAAACGTACTGACTAAGGTGATTCAAGGTGGCCCACTAAGGTCCAAAAAAGGTGTCAACCTACCTCAAACCAATGTTTCCTTACCAGCGTTGACTGAAAAGGATATCATTGATGCAAAATTTGCCTGTGAACTTCAAGTAGACTGGATGGCACTATCCTTTGTACGTCACAGTCGCGATTTGATACAGTTGCAAGATCTGATCAAAGAGCACTCTGAACATAAAATCCCAATCGTTGCCAAAATTGAAAAGCCTGAAGCCGTAAGAAACATCGACAAGATCGTTGCTTACTGTGATGGACTCATGGTAGCTCGTGGTGATCTAGGTGTTGAAATTCCAGCGCATGAAGTACCACTTATCCAGAAGCAACTGGTGCTTAAGGCTAAAAACGCTAGAATTCCTGTGATCATTGCCACGCAAATGATGGAAACCATGATCACAAGTTTGACACCAACCAGAGCCGAGGTGAATGACGTAGCAAACTCCGTTATGGATGGTGCTGATGCGGTAATGCTTTCTGGTGAAACATCTGTAGGGCAATATCCGGTTCAGGTGATTGAAAAGATGGCGAGCATTTGTCGCGCTGTAGAAGATAGTGAGCTTATCAAAGTCCCACATGCGGCACCTCATATCAAGACTAAAAGGTATATCACCAAATCTATCTGTTATCACGCCGCTAAAATGGCTGACGAAATTAGCGCCAAGGCCATCACAACCATGACCAATTCTGGTTACACCGCATTCCAGATCAGTGCCTGGAGACCAGCGGCGCATATCTTGACCTTTACCAGCAACAGCCGTATTTTGACACAACTTAGTTTGCTTTGGGGTGTTCAAGCGTTTAACTATGATCGATTTGTAAGTACAGACGAAACGATTGAAGACGTGAACAAGTTTGCCAAAGACAAGAAATTTGTAGAAAAAGGAGATTTCCTTATCAATCTAGCTGCTATGCCAGTGACAGAAAAAGGAATGGTAAACACTTTGAGAGTTAGTGAGGTAGAGTAA
- the dinB gene encoding DNA polymerase IV, which produces MELEDRKIIHVDMDAFYASVEQLDAPELKGKPLAVGGSSKRGVVAAASYEARKYGVRSAMPSVTAARLCPDLIFVKARFERYREVSNQIREIFLDYTDLVEPLSLDEAYLDVTENKLNYPSATIIAYDIRRRIYETTGLTASAGISINKFIAKVASDYNKPNGQKTITPDEVLEFLEQLDIRKFHGIGKVTAEKMYQHGIFNGADLKSKSKEFLAEHFGKSGVYYYDIVRGVHKSAVKPDRIRKSLGAERTFSDNISSEIFMMERLDQIAEEIERRLAKSDVAGKTVTLKIKYSDFKMQTRSKTVSNYVDKKEQILEIATELVRQESFRESVRLLGLSLSNLNTEDKDEEEPVEVQLEFEF; this is translated from the coding sequence ATGGAGTTGGAAGACCGCAAAATCATACATGTGGATATGGATGCCTTTTACGCATCAGTAGAGCAGCTCGATGCACCAGAATTGAAAGGCAAACCTCTCGCTGTAGGCGGCAGCAGTAAGCGCGGTGTCGTGGCAGCAGCAAGTTATGAGGCGAGAAAGTACGGTGTGCGCAGTGCCATGCCCAGCGTGACCGCTGCGCGATTGTGTCCAGATTTGATTTTTGTCAAAGCTCGTTTTGAAAGGTATCGCGAGGTCTCTAACCAGATACGAGAGATTTTCCTGGACTATACCGATCTGGTCGAGCCATTATCCCTAGACGAGGCCTATCTGGACGTCACTGAGAACAAACTGAATTATCCCAGCGCAACCATCATCGCCTACGACATACGCCGTAGGATTTATGAGACGACTGGTCTAACTGCCAGTGCTGGAATCTCCATCAATAAATTTATAGCCAAGGTTGCCAGCGATTACAACAAACCTAACGGACAGAAGACCATCACTCCAGATGAGGTATTAGAATTTCTGGAGCAGTTGGACATTCGTAAATTTCATGGGATAGGCAAGGTTACTGCAGAGAAGATGTACCAACACGGCATCTTCAACGGTGCTGATTTAAAATCAAAATCCAAGGAGTTTCTCGCAGAGCATTTTGGCAAAAGTGGTGTGTACTATTATGACATCGTACGTGGCGTTCACAAAAGCGCAGTAAAACCAGACCGAATTAGAAAATCATTGGGAGCAGAGCGTACTTTTTCTGATAACATCTCCAGTGAGATCTTTATGATGGAACGCCTGGACCAGATTGCCGAAGAAATTGAAAGGCGTCTGGCAAAAAGCGATGTTGCCGGTAAGACGGTCACGCTTAAAATAAAGTACAGCGATTTCAAAATGCAAACGCGTAGTAAAACGGTTTCCAACTACGTCGATAAGAAAGAACAGATCTTAGAAATTGCCACAGAGCTGGTGCGTCAGGAATCCTTTCGCGAAAGCGTACGTTTGCTAGGATTGTCCTTGAGCAATCTTAATACAGAGGACAAGGACGAAGAAGAGCCGGTTGAGGTACAGCTGGAGTTTGAGTTTTGA
- a CDS encoding NAD(P)H-binding protein: MKKQGLKAVIIGATGLTGSALLEQLLDDSRYDVVITLSRKRVQKEHPKLLNFEADLFDPVTYEHHLKGDHLFICTGTTKAKTPDPKKYYRIEHDLPLTVARVALKNDVATMVAISALGADPDSRFSYNKGKGEMESDLEQLGFEQAYFVQPALIGGEREEKRTFESLWKKFQKFIDPLLVGGLKKYRTIEPAVISQAMIEIAVNGYPKSRIESDELKEIVTKKS; encoded by the coding sequence ATGAAAAAACAAGGATTAAAGGCCGTTATAATAGGCGCCACTGGACTCACTGGATCTGCATTATTAGAACAGTTGCTGGACGATAGTAGATATGATGTGGTGATTACGCTTTCGCGAAAGCGAGTTCAAAAAGAGCATCCCAAACTACTCAATTTTGAGGCAGATCTTTTCGATCCTGTTACCTATGAGCATCACTTAAAAGGCGATCATTTGTTTATCTGCACTGGTACGACCAAAGCCAAAACGCCAGATCCAAAAAAGTACTATCGCATCGAGCATGATCTACCACTCACGGTGGCTCGCGTGGCACTTAAGAATGATGTTGCTACTATGGTAGCCATATCGGCTCTAGGTGCAGATCCAGATAGTAGGTTCTCTTATAACAAAGGAAAAGGCGAGATGGAGAGTGACCTGGAGCAACTGGGTTTTGAACAGGCCTATTTTGTCCAACCGGCACTTATAGGTGGTGAGCGTGAAGAGAAGCGCACGTTTGAGAGCCTTTGGAAAAAATTTCAAAAATTCATCGACCCATTACTGGTGGGCGGTCTCAAAAAATATAGAACCATTGAGCCTGCGGTGATCTCACAAGCGATGATTGAAATCGCCGTTAACGGTTATCCCAAGTCCAGAATTGAAAGTGACGAGTTAAAGGAAATCGTGACCAAGAAGTCATAA
- a CDS encoding PfkB family carbohydrate kinase, whose protein sequence is MSKLVVVGTVAFDAIETPFGKTDKILGGAATFIGLAASHFNTEVGLVSVVGGDFPENYLTMLQDRGMNIEGIEIVTDGKTFFWSGKYHNDMNTRDTLATELNVLADFNPVVPEHFKDANVVMLGNLHPAVQLGVIEQTKDADLHILDTMNFWMDSALDLLKEVIAKVDVITINDEEARQLSGEYSLVTAAKKIHEMGPKYVVIKKGEHGALLFHNDEIFFAPALPLEEVFDPTGAGDTFAGGFAGFLASSRDYSFENMKRAIIYGSNFASFAVEKFGTERMQTVTNDEISKRLEQFKALTKFEINN, encoded by the coding sequence ATGAGTAAGTTGGTAGTAGTAGGAACTGTTGCATTTGACGCCATTGAAACACCTTTTGGCAAAACCGATAAAATTTTAGGTGGCGCCGCGACCTTTATAGGACTGGCCGCATCGCATTTTAATACTGAAGTTGGACTGGTAAGCGTCGTAGGTGGTGATTTTCCAGAAAACTACCTCACCATGTTGCAAGACCGCGGCATGAACATAGAAGGCATCGAGATCGTTACAGACGGTAAGACCTTTTTCTGGAGTGGTAAATACCACAACGACATGAACACGCGCGACACGCTTGCCACTGAGCTTAATGTTCTCGCAGACTTCAATCCTGTCGTGCCGGAACATTTCAAGGATGCCAATGTAGTCATGTTAGGGAATTTGCACCCAGCAGTACAGTTAGGTGTTATCGAACAAACAAAAGATGCTGATTTGCATATTCTGGATACCATGAATTTCTGGATGGATAGTGCATTGGATCTTTTGAAAGAAGTGATTGCCAAAGTTGATGTCATTACCATCAATGATGAAGAAGCTAGACAATTGTCAGGCGAATACAGTCTGGTTACTGCTGCTAAAAAGATCCACGAAATGGGTCCTAAATATGTGGTGATCAAAAAGGGAGAACATGGAGCATTGCTGTTTCATAATGATGAAATCTTCTTTGCACCAGCATTGCCGTTAGAAGAAGTTTTTGATCCTACTGGTGCTGGAGATACTTTTGCCGGTGGATTTGCAGGCTTTCTAGCTTCCAGCCGTGACTATAGTTTTGAGAACATGAAACGTGCGATTATCTATGGATCCAACTTTGCGTCTTTTGCCGTAGAAAAATTTGGTACGGAGAGAATGCAAACAGTCACCAACGATGAAATAAGCAAACGACTAGAGCAGTTTAAAGCGCTCACTAAATTTGAAATAAACAACTAA
- a CDS encoding amidophosphoribosyltransferase: MSDQLKHECGIALIRLLKPLEFYKEKYGTAFYGINKMYLMMEKQHNRGQDGAGFASIKLDVKPGQRYISRVRSNAAQPIQDIFDQINNRINDEMAANPKLKDNVAAQKTSIPYVGELLMGHVRYGTFGKNSIESVHPFLRQNNWMHRNLIMAGNFNMTNVFKLFNKLVELGQHPKDMADTVTVMEKVGHFQDNEVRKLYKKFKNAGLSKMEASPKIAEEINVAKILRKSARDWDGGYAMGGLMGHGDAFLLRDPAGIRPAYYYKDDEVVVVASERPVIQTAFNAKFEDVHELDPGKAIIIKKNGTVSLEQISEPLERKACSFERIYFSRGSDAEIYQERKMLGRLLFPKIMEKIDNDIDNSVFSYIPNTAETSFYGMIEAAHQVLNEQKRDAIIAGEGNLTAEQVEKTLSRKLRTEKIAIKDAKLRTFITEDSSRDDLVAHVYDVTYGVVKPTDHLVIIDDSIVRGTTLKKSILKMMDRLNPKSIVVVSSAPQIRYPDCYGIDMARLEGLIAFQAALHLHKDRGTENIIDEIYEKCKTQLEYEDRDVKNYVQEFYAPFTDEEISDKIAELLSDDDLNAKVEIVYQKVEDLHKACPKNLGDWYFTGDYPTDGGNRVVNRAFINFYEGNDERAY, translated from the coding sequence ATGAGTGACCAGTTAAAACATGAATGCGGTATTGCCCTAATCAGGTTATTGAAGCCGCTGGAATTTTATAAGGAAAAGTACGGTACCGCATTTTACGGTATCAACAAGATGTACCTTATGATGGAAAAGCAGCACAACCGTGGTCAGGACGGCGCTGGTTTTGCCAGCATCAAACTGGACGTAAAACCTGGGCAACGATACATCTCCAGAGTGCGCAGTAATGCTGCGCAACCCATTCAGGATATTTTTGATCAAATCAATAATCGCATCAATGATGAAATGGCTGCAAATCCTAAATTAAAGGATAATGTTGCTGCTCAAAAAACAAGTATTCCTTATGTAGGTGAGCTCCTTATGGGTCACGTGCGCTATGGAACATTTGGAAAAAACTCTATTGAATCTGTACATCCATTCTTGCGTCAAAATAACTGGATGCACCGCAACCTGATCATGGCGGGAAACTTCAACATGACTAATGTATTCAAGCTTTTCAATAAGCTGGTGGAATTAGGTCAACATCCTAAAGACATGGCAGACACCGTGACGGTCATGGAAAAAGTGGGCCATTTTCAGGATAATGAGGTGCGCAAATTATATAAGAAATTTAAAAACGCTGGCCTTTCCAAAATGGAGGCCTCACCCAAGATCGCCGAGGAAATCAATGTTGCTAAAATCCTGCGCAAGAGTGCTCGCGACTGGGATGGCGGTTATGCTATGGGCGGTTTAATGGGCCATGGTGATGCATTTTTATTGCGTGATCCTGCAGGAATACGTCCTGCCTATTATTATAAAGATGACGAAGTCGTGGTCGTAGCCAGTGAAAGACCAGTGATCCAAACCGCTTTCAATGCAAAGTTTGAGGACGTACACGAGCTGGATCCAGGTAAGGCCATCATCATCAAGAAAAACGGGACTGTTTCTTTAGAACAGATTAGTGAGCCGCTGGAGCGCAAGGCCTGTTCTTTTGAGCGCATCTATTTCTCACGTGGTAGCGATGCAGAGATTTACCAGGAGCGTAAGATGCTGGGCAGACTTCTCTTTCCTAAGATCATGGAAAAGATCGATAATGACATCGACAATTCTGTGTTCTCCTATATTCCGAATACAGCAGAAACGTCGTTTTACGGGATGATAGAAGCGGCGCATCAGGTCTTGAACGAGCAAAAAAGAGACGCGATCATTGCAGGTGAAGGAAACCTCACTGCAGAGCAGGTTGAGAAGACGCTTTCGCGAAAGCTGAGAACCGAAAAGATTGCGATCAAAGATGCCAAATTGAGAACCTTCATCACAGAGGATTCCTCGCGGGACGATCTTGTAGCGCACGTGTATGATGTCACTTATGGCGTCGTAAAACCTACGGATCATCTGGTCATCATCGATGACTCTATCGTACGTGGTACCACGCTTAAAAAATCCATCTTGAAAATGATGGACCGACTCAATCCAAAAAGTATTGTAGTCGTTTCCAGTGCGCCACAAATACGTTATCCAGACTGCTATGGTATAGACATGGCACGACTGGAAGGATTAATCGCATTCCAGGCGGCATTGCACTTACATAAGGATCGAGGCACTGAAAATATCATTGATGAGATCTATGAGAAGTGTAAGACCCAACTGGAATATGAAGACCGTGATGTAAAGAATTATGTACAGGAATTCTATGCACCGTTTACCGACGAAGAAATATCTGATAAAATCGCAGAATTACTATCTGATGATGACCTCAACGCCAAAGTCGAGATCGTTTACCAAAAAGTAGAGGATCTACACAAAGCTTGTCCCAAAAACCTTGGTGACTGGTACTTTACTGGCGATTACCCAACAGATGGTGGTAACCGTGTTGTAAATCGTGCCTTTATCAATTTCTATGAAGGCAATGATGAACGAGCTTATTAA
- a CDS encoding superoxide dismutase, with protein sequence MAFELPKLDYAYDALEPHIDAKTMEIHHTKHHQGYTDKLNAAIEGTDHEGKTIENILSNLDMKNKAVRNNGGGYYNHKLFWNIMSPNGGGEPTGDLAKAIDSAFGSYADFKTKFSETAKGQFGSGWAFLCVHEGGKVEVCGCPNQDNPLMPDTGCGGTPILGLDVWEHAYYLNYQNRRPDYVEAFFNVINWEEVSKLYAQNK encoded by the coding sequence ATGGCTTTTGAATTACCGAAGTTAGATTATGCATATGATGCATTAGAACCACATATAGATGCTAAAACAATGGAAATACACCATACAAAGCATCACCAAGGATATACCGATAAATTGAACGCTGCGATTGAAGGCACCGATCATGAAGGGAAAACCATAGAGAATATCCTGAGCAATCTGGATATGAAAAATAAAGCAGTACGTAACAATGGTGGTGGATATTACAACCACAAATTGTTTTGGAATATCATGTCACCTAATGGTGGCGGCGAGCCTACAGGAGATCTTGCTAAAGCAATTGATTCTGCTTTTGGAAGCTATGCCGATTTTAAAACAAAATTCTCTGAAACTGCCAAAGGACAATTTGGTTCTGGATGGGCATTTTTATGTGTGCATGAAGGCGGAAAAGTAGAAGTTTGTGGATGTCCTAATCAAGACAACCCATTGATGCCAGATACTGGTTGTGGTGGAACGCCTATTCTAGGATTGGACGTATGGGAACATGCTTACTACCTTAACTACCAAAACAGAAGACCAGACTATGTTGAAGCATTCTTTAACGTCATCAACTGGGAAGAAGTTTCTAAACTATACGCACAGAACAAATAA